DNA from Elaeis guineensis isolate ETL-2024a chromosome 2, EG11, whole genome shotgun sequence:
AGAATTCGTGCTGGAGATGGATTTCAAGGATGGTTTCATGTGCACCCGTCAAAAAGAAAGTCTTTTTCTGAACTCGTGATAGAGATGTATAGCATTGCTTGCCAGCTCTGCTGCGAAAGTTGTCCTTAGCACGGCATGTAGtgatagaatatgtaatggtggtggaacatacaacaatagtatgagaaactatataaaacaatggagaatacaactttttctcacaaacccttctccttttttttctattctggaTACCACTTCACCACTCCGTCAattctacaacaaccacctatttataggtataagaaatgaccttttgactcccctaataaatttatcatttagacttcccatgtgactcttggattttccatgtgactcttggcttttccatgtgacttttggtttttccatgtgactcttggtttttcccacttcaattaagtttacaaaatgacctttggatttcttcaaatatatttaatatttgctttttccaacacccccccttaaacttaattgttctttcttcatcatgccaagagaacttttaaacttggtgaagagCTCTGCTCCTAATGGTTTAATGAATATGTCGGCAACTTGATCTTGTGTCTTCACATACAGTAGCTCTACTTCTTTGTTCTTCACATGTTCCCGGATTGAATGAAAACGCACATCAATATGCTTGCTTCTTTGATGATACACCGGGTTCTTTCCTAGTGCAATAGCCGACTTGCTGTCAATGCTTATCTTGGTAGGTTCCTTTTGCTCAAAATGAACTTCCTTCAGCAAGCTTCTTAGCCATATAGCATGTGATACACATGCGGATGCAGCAACATATTCGGCTTCACATGTAGAAAGAGTAACAATAGGTTGCTTCTTTGACATCCATGAAAAAGCTGCATCTCCCATAGAAAATACAAATCCGGAAGTACTCTTCCGATCATCCATGTCTCCAGCCCAATCACTATCCGAATAGCCCACAAGTTCAAAGTTACTATGATGAGAATAAAATAGTCCATCAGTAATAGTACCTTGGATATAACGAAGAATTCTCTTTGCTGCCTTCCAGTGCATTAATTTGGGCTCCTCCATGAATCTGCTGACTAGGCCGACTGCATATAGAATATCCGGCCTAGTACATGTCATGTACCTCAGACATCCTACCAAGCTTCTAAAGAGAGTAGGGTCCACaatctctccttcatcttcttttgaCAGCTTTGCTCCACAATCAACGGGGGTGCTTATAGGGTTACAATCTttcatcttgaatttcttcaagatttctttggCATAACCTTCTTGAGATAAGAAAATTCCTTTTTGATATTGTTTGACCTCCAAACCCAGAAAATATGTCATTAACCCCATGtctgtcatctcaaactcctTCATCATGGCATGCTTGAACTCCTCAAACATTTGTAGATTATTACTTGTAAAAAtaagatcatccacatacaaacacACAAGTAGAATGTTAGAATTTTTCTCCTTTACATACACAGCATGCTCATAGGGACATTGCTTGAAGCCATTTGCTTTGAAGTAGCCATCAATTCTTGAGTTCCATGCTcttggagcttgttttaaaccataaagtGCCTTCCTTAGCTTTAAAACCTTCTCTTCATGTCCCTTCTTCACATGCCCTTTGGGTTGTTCAACATATACTTCTTCTTCTAGAAAGCCATTTAGAAATGCCGACTTCACATCTAACTGGTAGATGTTCCAATTACTCTGTGCAGCCAAAGAAATCACCAGACGAATGGTCTCCATGCGTGCTACGGGAGCAAATACCTCCTCGTAGTCAATTCCGGCTTGCTGCTTGtagcctttagctactaatcgagCCTTATATTTCTCCACCTTTCCTTCTGCATTCTTCTTTACCTTATATACCCATTTCACTCCAATGGGTTCATGACCTTCTGGAAGAGTAATAAGTTTCCATGTGTTATTCTTCTGGATTGCCTTCATCTCTTCATTCATGGCCATCCTCCAGTTTTCATTCTTCACTGCTTCTTCAAAAGAGATTACATCCTCATTAGCATATAAACAAATGAGATTAAGGGGACTCGTCACCTCATAGAGATCTTGAATGCTTCTTGTCTTTCTggattcttcatttgaagatggagatctcgtgctaggtgatgaaggtgatatgggatcttcaacttgagccttcacttgttcttcttcttcttgcacctcTATCATGTTGGTGCCCCAATTCCAGATTCCTTCTTCATTGAATTTCACATCACGGCTTATGAGGATCTTCTTCGCCTTTGGATCATAAAGTTTGTATGCCTTGGATCTCTGATCATATCCTATAAAGATGCAAGGATAACTCTTGTCATCAAGCTTGCTTCTCCTTTGATCTGGGATGTGTGCATAGGCAATGCAACCAAATACTCTCAGATGAGATACATCTGGCCTATATCTATTCCATGCTTCTTGAGGGGTCCTTCCTTCAAGATTCTTTGTTGGGCAGCGGTTGAGAATGTATACCGCACAATTCACAGCTTCCGCCCAAAACTCTTTTGGCATTTCTTTCGTCTTCAACATGCTTCTCACCATGTCAAGaatggtccgattcttcctttctgctatgcCGTTTTGCTGGGGTGAGTATGGTGCAATCAAAGTCCTCCAAATACCTTGAGATTTGCAGAACTCCTCAAATGCCTTCgaggtgaactctcctcctcgatctgatctcaAAGCTTTGATTTTGCACCCGGTTTGGTTCTCCACAAGAGCTTTGAACCTTTTGAATGTCTCCAGGGCCTCACGTTTCTCCTTCAAGAGATACACCCAAGTTTTTctgctaaaatcatcaataaatgttagaAAATAATGACGACCTCCAAATGAGGCCGGTGTGATGGGACCACAAATATCCGTATGGATGAGTTGCAAAGGCCTTCGGGCTTGATGAAATGACTCTTTTGGAAAGCTAGCTCTTGAGTGTTTTCCAATAATACATCCTTCACATATTCCTTCAGGGGTATCCTCAATGAGAGGTAATCCTTTCACCATTGCCTTCGAAGATAAGAGTTTCAAGGAACCAAAGTTCACATGCCCGAACCTCAAGTGCCATAGCCATGTGTCATCCTTCATGCATGCACTCAAGCACTTTGTCATAACATACTTGATGTTCAATATAAACATTCGGTTCTTGGTCATAGGTACTTTTGCAATCAGCTGATCATGTTTTCTTAAGTAAAGATATCTACCTTCCataacaacatcaaattctttttctaataattgaccaagacttaagatatttgttttcatattaggcacatagtaaacattagaaatgaactgttgagaaccattcttgagttgaattaggattttacctatccccttcacttgaacttttgaggtatcaccgaaagaaacattgccttccactgtctcatctaactctttgaacatgtgtttgtacccgcacatatgattgcttgcaccggtatccaagtaccaaatattttcattggaaccttcttctcccttctctgctagtagcaagataccatcttctccttcctccttcttTGCATAGTTGACCTTCTCATGCACTTGGTTATTCTCATTATGGTAACATTCTGAGGAGTAATGACCATATTTACCACAAGTATAACATTTAATTTTACTTTTGTCATACCTTCGTCCTCCTCTTGAGAAACCTCGTTGCCTTCTTCCGCCAGAGGGACCTTGTGTGCTTTCTTCATTAGGTAAGACTCCTGTGCCTCCTCTTCCTCTGCCATGTCCAAAGGAACCTCGTCCTCGTCCACGGCCTCGTCCATGACCGTATCCGCGGGTATAACTATGACCGCGATTTATTTGACTGCTTTCACTAGTTGGGCCATCCTTCttctcattgatggtgagcttgcACTTCAAGGCTTGCTCCAAGGATTCTTCTTTCCGCATCAAGATCCTTTGCTCATGGACTTGTAGAGAACCCATGAGTTCATCAACTGTCATAGTGTCCACATCTTTGGACTCTTCAATTGCAGCTACAACATAGTCAAACTTCTGATCCAAGGATCTTAGGATCTTCTCCACCACACGCTTGTCCTCTACATTCTCACCATTTCTTTTCATTTGGTTTACATTAGAAAGAACCTTTGTGAAGTAATCCGagatggattctccttccttcatcttcaaagtctcgaactcgcctctcaacatttggaggcgcaccttcttcactttctcaacGCCCTTATGAGCGTTCTCAAGGATCTCCCAAGCTTGTTTTGAGTTGGTGGCACAAGCAACCTTCTCGAATCCGGCTTCATCTAGCCCTTGATAGATGAAATAAAGGGCcttcttgtctttttttctttgatcgaCAAGCGCCGTTCTTTGTGCCGCCGTTTGTGCGCGGTCATCTTGGGGTTCTTCATATCCCTTTTCAACAACCTCCCAAATATCTTGAGAGCCTAGCAATGCCTTCATTTGGATGCTCCAATTCTCATAATTGGTGGTGGTGAGTCGTGGAATGGGGAATTGCATGCTGTTGGACATATTTCCAAcctccgagctctgataccactttgatagaatatgtaatggtggtggaacatacaacaatagtatgagaaactatataaaacaatggagaatacaactttttctcacaaacccttctccttttttttctattctggaTACCACTTCACCACTCCGTCAattctacaacaaccacctatttataggtataagaaatgaccttttgactcccctaataaatttatcatttagacttcccatgtgactcttggattttccatgtgactcttggcttttccatgtgacttttggtttttccatgtgactcttggttttttccacttcaattaagtttacaaaatgacctttgaattttttcaaatatatttaatatttattttttccaaCATGTAGTAGGCTGAGAGCATCTAGCTAGCATGATTCCATTTGAAGACATTTAACAGTAATTTTGGGTTTGTCCAATACACTGTTATCTTCAATACAATCGTCCCTTTCAACTTCTAAGTTCTGtactttctttatatatatatatatatatatatatatataaatatttttttttttttttttttcgggggaCGATGCTGGTGTCTCGTAGCTCCTCATTCTTGCAGCGGTGTAGAGATAAGCGGTTGATGAATAAAGACCTCATAACAGCTATGATTAGCTATATATACGATCATATGGTGCATAAAGATATAATTTCTCTTTTTATAGATCGTTGCGAAGAATAGTCCtctattttttttcgaaaaagtctttgaaaaataataattaatgcaCTTAACATAAAAGCTTGTACTGTGGAAGCGAGGAGACATTCTATGCCACTCATGACACGTCAGGCTTTCAAATCTATTAGTGGATCCTAGACTTGTCTACTAACTTTGAAGGCTTGGTTCCTACGAACGCGGGTGATAGCTTCCGGGAAGCAAGCAATAATTGAGCTCCCAGTACCTTCGTAGCAATTCTACCGTCGCTACCACCATCATGGGTCCAATATATTTGAATTCGAGTGCCCAAGTACAGGTTGGCCGCCATGCCATGCAAGTGCAACCCAACAAAAAGTCTCTTCTTGATCCCATCCCATCTAACCCCAAAAGTTCTTTCTCAAGGAGAATTGGATTGAGTTTAATTAGGCCAGATTATATCAAAGTTTGGGGGCTAGTTAAGTAACACGGGTTTACTTAAGGAGAAGTGGATTGAGTATAACTTCAAAAGTTCCTACTTAACAAAGATTTAAGCTACACCATCTAGCTTGACGTAAGTTGGGTTAGGTTAATGCTTTGTCACATAAAGTTAGAGCAGTTTGAAAATGAGTTGATGTTTTTCAATCCAAATCGAAATTTGATGGGGCAAAAATTGGCTTAATCAACCCCAGAAGATCAACTaggtaatgaaataaaaattctattaaaTCACCTCGCTCGTTTTTCTTTCTTAATAGAAAGAGTGAtccgattaaaaaaaaaaaaccttttatTCATTGTTCTCTGCAGGACAATCCATGCACACATTTAAACAAAGCTGGATGCATGTCTTTTATTTATAGTAGATGCATACATTGTTATATGGAATGCATGCTTTTGTTGAGTATTAGATACATGTATTTATATTTTAAGTCATTAGATTGTATTTTGTATAGtcaaaaattattcataaatTTAAAACAAAATAGTACAAAAAGCAGAAGCAATCTACGGgataaaaacaaaaattaattaACTTATTCatgcttatttatttattttttttgataattatatttttttagttaaCTATATTTTCTTTCATGATATAAGAGGAAGCTATCCGATgtgtaatatttgaaaatataataCTCAAATCTTAAACCTAGAACATTCAGGAGGAAAGGTGCAACTATCCCAATTTTGTACAAAATTCTCTATTGAAATAATAATTTATGGGTGCCGTAACAACTAGGGATTGGTCCAGTATACAGCAGGTACATGGGCATCTGCATTAGTCGTGCACTTGTGCTGAATGCCGACCGCCTACTTTAGACCAAATATATTGAACGGAAAGGAAAGCATCTTTTTGCAACCCATGGATGAGAGGTGGACACCTCACCGGCCAGGGGGAAGTTGGTCAACGCGGGGATATGACGTCAACTGCATTGTGTCATGCAAGCGGCGGTCTGCTTGCCGAATACTCCATCGGCAAACCATCCTTCCACCCTCCTTCTACGAACCTGCTGAGAAAGCTTCCGATGAGATTAAAAAAAACACTTCCCTTCCGCTATTTCACATATTTAAAGCCCTTACCAACCTTCTCTCTTCCTCGCAACCTTCTTCCTCCCAAGAGACTCTAAAACTCTCAGCTGCCTCCTACTCTCTTGCTGCCTACTGAACCACTTAGTTTCTCTCACATTTTGCAAGAAAGATTGAATTAAATATGGCAGTTAGAAGGCTCCGTGAAGAAGCTGAGAGTGATCCAGACCCACCCGTAACCAGACGGCTGAGAACTGCGCCTTCCTTAGCGTCGTAAGGAATCCTgacaaatttatttttgatgaaaattcctCTTTTCGTTTGATCTTAGTTCTTATGTTTTCTCCTCGGCACAAGCATAATACTCATATTTAATTagctatcttttaatttttttttattgctcaATATCATGAACAACTCCTTCATAAATTGTCTTATGTATCTTAGTAAGATATACGAACTACTCCGTCATCATGGTCCAAATCAGGTGGAATACTTGCGGTGATTTTAGTTTTAAACCAGTACAGTGTTcaattggtttttttttttgggtaaaagaaGTATGGTGTTCATTAATTGTTGCTATGGTCAGATTGTTAAATTTGCTTAACGTTTACTACTGATATGTTCTAAGAAAATTCCACCTGACTTCTTGTTCTTTGCTCTTTTTTAATTGTTTACAGTGTTATCAGAGAAGCGGTGATGGCAAAATCCATACAGAATGTCTGTTTTGCATTGGAGCCACTGCTCCGGAGGGTGGTAAGAtgaaatattcttttttttttttttggtagatgaAATCTTTTACAAGCGATGCTTAATTCATGATTGCGTTCTTCTTTTTCCCTCCTCTAATTCCTCCCTTTTGTTAATTTGTGGTAAATGCATAAATTTTTCCTTGCTTTCTCACGTTGACTTGCAAGCAAGAATTCTTCACTGGTCAACGACATTTTCTTTCTTTGAAACACTAATTGGAAGGCAAGGCTAGCTTTAAGATTGGGCAGCGGGGACACTCTTAATTATTATAGTTTAATCATCATAACGTTATTTGTAAGCATAAAATTTAATGTAATTTCAAGTTATTCGCATCCAAACAAACGTCTCCTAGTGCTCCTAATCAAGTGAGACATCTTTCTAAACTTATCATTACCTGCACTATAATATGCTATTTATGGTGATCTATTTAGATGTTTGTAGTTTCAACTTTATTGCTAGTGTACGTTAAACAAGCATGACGTATTTATGCAGGTGCATGAGGAGGTGGAGCGTGGACTGGTTCATCTTGTGCACCCACCATTGAGGTAGGAAATATGCAGCTTCTTTTAGTACTTGATGTTCATAGCATGCATGTCCATTATAAGTTGATAATATCAGGTAGAACTATTGTTGACCTGGTCTTGTAAAGGCCAAAGATCTATGACACTCAAGGAGTCATTAGTACAGACACAGTTAGATTTTCTCCAATTTAGTAATCCCATTTTTCAATTTGACAATACATGAAATAGTAACATGCAATCATTTTTAGATCTCCGCAAATATGCATCGAAGAGGTGGAGCCATCATCATGCTTGCAACTCGCATTCGCTCAACCACTCGCACGCCCAATATTTACCGGTAGCAGGATAGAAGACACGGAGAGCAATGCACTTCAAATCCTGCTTACAGACACTCGAACCGGCGAACGATCACCGAGGATGCTCAAAATCGAAATAGTGGTCCTTGATGGAGATTTTCCCTCCAGGGACCAAGAGCATTGGACCAGCAATGAGTTCGATAGTGGAATTGTCAAAGAAAGGGAAGGGAAGAGACCATTACTCATTGGAGAACGCACTGTCACATTACGAGATGGAATGGCTCCCATTGGGGAACTTGTGTTTACAGAcaattcaagttggataaggagcAGGAAATTCAGACTAGGTGCAAGAGTTTTTCCTGGAAGCTATGAAGGACCAAGGATTAAAGAAGCACTCACAGAAAGTTTCACAGTTAAAGATCACCGGGGAGAATGTAAGCCTATCATGAATCCGGCTTCTTAATTAACTTGAAGTCACATAGTGATACATTCTTTCTTTTCTCATATTATATAACAATTATTCATCTTGAACGCTTGGAATCCATGAAAGCAGATTCTATCAACAGTAGGAAGaatcaaaattattaaatatGGAAGCAAGATAGGCGATTTCTGTAACAATATGTACTGAAATAGTATTTGCAAAATTGTTACAGCGTATAAGAAGCATTATCCACCATCCCTTGGTGACGAGGTCTGGAGGCTAGAGAAGATAGGAAAGAATGGAGCTTTTGACAGGAGGCTGGCTGATGCAGGAATTAGAACTGTCCAAGAGTTCTTGAAGCAATTGGTCATCAATCCCAGTCGCCTCCGCACTGTAAGCTAGCAACATTCTGATTGAAACCTGCAAACATCCTCATTTCTTCATTTCTATATGACACCTACCTTCTGTTATAATCAGATACTGGGGCCAGGGATGTCAGAAAGGCAGTGGGAAAGATCTGTAAAGCATGCAAAAACCTGCACCATTGGAGAGGAGAGATATTTGTATTGCAGGCAACCTTATGCTGTCATCATGAACCCTATCTGCGAGGTTGTGGGAATAATGATTGATGATGATATAATGACTCTGCAGCAGCTTAGCCAACATCAGATggtaaaaaattcaattcagaaATCACTGCTTTTGGCCATCAGAGTCATGTATGCATGGCATTTTAATTTACATTGGCATTCAATTCTTATTTGCAGGAAGATTTTAAGCAGCTGATCCTGGAGGCATACGAGCATTGCAATCAACTGCAGAAAGCTGATGGGATATCATTCAGTGCCACAGTTTCTCTACAACCAAGTAGATACCTGGGTCTTccctttctcccttttttttttttcagttgctATGGACTGTTCTAATTTATATTGCTTTATTCACAGACGATCCTATGAATACAGGTCTGATAGGTTC
Protein-coding regions in this window:
- the LOC105045465 gene encoding calmodulin-binding protein 60 D isoform X1; its protein translation is MAVRRLREEAESDPDPPVTRRLRTAPSLASVIREAVMAKSIQNVCFALEPLLRRVVHEEVERGLVHLVHPPLRSPQICIEEVEPSSCLQLAFAQPLARPIFTGSRIEDTESNALQILLTDTRTGERSPRMLKIEIVVLDGDFPSRDQEHWTSNEFDSGIVKEREGKRPLLIGERTVTLRDGMAPIGELVFTDNSSWIRSRKFRLGARVFPGSYEGPRIKEALTESFTVKDHRGESYKKHYPPSLGDEVWRLEKIGKNGAFDRRLADAGIRTVQEFLKQLVINPSRLRTILGPGMSERQWERSVKHAKTCTIGEERYLYCRQPYAVIMNPICEVVGIMIDDDIMTLQQLSQHQMEDFKQLILEAYEHCNQLQKADGISFSATVSLQPNDPMNTGLIGSSTWYSNHQESLSSEYQNGGIFELESTNWIQTAMLDTPDQLHEGY
- the LOC105045465 gene encoding calmodulin-binding protein 60 D isoform X2 produces the protein MAVRRLREEAESDPDPPVTRRLRTAPSLASVIREAVMAKSIQNVCFALEPLLRRVVHEEVERGLVHLVHPPLRSPQICIEEVEPSSCLQLAFAQPLARPIFTGSRIEDTESNALQILLTDTRTGERSPRMLKIEIVVLDGDFPSRDQEHWTSNEFDSGIVKEREGKRPLLIGERTVTLRDGMAPIGELVFTDNSSWIRSRKFRLGARVFPGSYEGPRIKEALTESFTVKDHRGESYKKHYPPSLGDEVWRLEKIGKNGAFDRRLADAGIRTVQEFLKQLVINPSRLRTILGPGMSERQWERSVKHAKTCTIGEERYLYCRQPYAVIMNPICEVVGIMIDDDIMTLQQLSQHQMEDFKQLILEAYEHCNQLQKADGISFSATVSLQPSLIGSSTWYSNHQESLSSEYQNGGIFELESTNWIQTAMLDTPDQLHEGY